Proteins from a single region of Mus pahari chromosome 2, PAHARI_EIJ_v1.1, whole genome shotgun sequence:
- the Cd4 gene encoding T-cell surface glycoprotein CD4: MCRDISLRHLLLLLLQLSQLLAVTQGKTVVLGKEGASAELPCESSQKKITVFNWKLSDQRKILGRQNNGVLIKGGSLLGFERFDSKKSAWEKGSFPLIINKLKMEDSQTYICEVENRKEEVELRVYKVTFSPGTTLLQGQSLTLTLDINSKVSNPLIECKHKTGKIVKGSQVLSISNLRVQDSDFWNCTVTLDQKKNWFGMTLSVLGFQSTSITAYKSEGESAEFSFPLNFAEESVKRGELVWKEEKAFFFRSWISFSIKNRAVSVEMSTKDLKLQLEKTLPLTLKIPQVSLQFAGSGNLSLTLDKGTLHQEVNLVVMKVAQINNSLTCEVMGPTSPKMRLTLKQENQEARVSEKQKMVQVKAPETGMWQCLLSEGEKVQLDSRIQVLSRRVMNQTVLLAGVLGGALGFLAFLGLCIPCCVKCRKQQRQAARMSQIKRLLSEKKTCQCPHRMQKTHNLI, encoded by the exons ATGTGCCGAGACATCTCTCTTAGgcacttgctgctgttgctgctgcagctGT CACAACTCCTAGCTGTCACTCAAGGGAAGACCGTGGTGCTGGGGAAAGAAGGGGCATCAGCTGAACTGCCCTGTGAGAGCTCCCAGAAGAAGATTACAGTCTTCAACTGGAAGCTCTCTGACCAGAGAAAGATTCTGGGACGTCAGAACAATGGTGTATTGATTAAAG GAGGTTCACTTCTGGGGTTTGAACGTTTTGATTCCAAAAAAAGCGCATGGGAGAAAGGATCGTTTCCTCTCATCATCAATAAACTTAAGATGGAAGACTCTCAGACTTATATCTGCGAGGTGGAGAACAGGAAAGAGGAGGTGGAGTTGCGGGTGTACAAAG TGACCTTCAGTCCGGGTACCACCCTGTTGCAAGGGCAGAGCCTGACCCTGACCTTGGATATCAACTCTAAGGTCTCTAACCCCTTGATAGAGTGCAAACACAAAACGGGTAAAATTGTCAAGGGTTCCCAAGTTCTCTCCATATCCAACCTAAGGGTTCAGGACAGCGACTTCTGGAACTGCACCGTGACCCTGGACCAGAAAAAGAACTGGTTTGGCATGACGCTCTCAGTGCTGG GTTTTCAGAGCACATCTATCACGGCCTATAAGAGTGAGGGGGAGTCAGCGGAGTTCTCCTTCCCACTCAACTTTGCAGAGGAAAGCGTGAAGAGAGGAGAGCTggtgtggaaggaagagaaggcatTTTTCTTCCGGTCCTGGATCTCCTTCTCCATAAAGAACAGAGCCGTGTCTGTAGAAATGTCCACCAAGGACCTCAAGCTCCAGCTGGAGAAAACGCTCCCACTTACACTCAAGATACCCCAGGTCTCGCTTCAGTTTGCTGGCTCTGGcaacctgtctctgactctggacAAAGGGACACTGCATCAGGAAGTGAACCTGGTGGTGATGAAAG tGGCTCAGATCAACAACAGTCTGACCTGTGAGGTGATGGGACCTACCTCTCCCAAGATGAGACTGACCCTGAAGCAGGAGAACCAGGAGGCCAGGGTCTCTGAGAAGCAGAAAATGGTTCAAGTGAAGGCCCCTGAGACAGGAATGTGGCAATGTCTACTGAGTGAAGGTGAAAAGGTCCAGCTGGACTCCAGGATCCAGG tTTTATCCAGAAGGGTGATGAACCAGACAGTGCTCCTGGCTGGCGTGCTGGGGGGCGCCTTGGGCTTTCTGGCTTTCCTTGGGCTCTGCATCCCCTGCTGTGTCAAGTGCCGGAAACAACAG CGCCAGGCAGCACGGATGTCTCAGATCAAGAGGCTCCTCAGTGAGAAGAAGACCTGCCAGTGCCCCCA CCGGATGCAGAAGACCCATAATCTCATCTGA